The Mucilaginibacter rubeus genomic interval CATCTATCATGCCGCCGCTACCGCCGTCTTTACCACTTACCAGTATTTCAGGTACCAACCTGATGCCCGCGGCAGCCAAAGCCTCGGCCACACGCACTATGGCATATTGTTCGGTACCCATGGCTTCGGTTTTTTGTTTGGTAACCTCTGCTTCTGATAAACCTATGGCTTTGATTTTAGCACCTTCGGCCAAACCGTTAACCTCTGTAGCATTAGCATCAGCCTTGGCGTTAACAGTTTTAGCTTCGGCATCAGCCTTTGCTATGGTGATCCTTACTTCGGCATCAGCTTTAGCGTTGATGGTTTTAGCTTCGGCCTCACCTTTTGAGGCGGCAACCCTTGAAGCGGCCATCTGGGTATTGATCTCAACCTGGCGGGTTGATTTTACTACCTCTGGCTGCATATCGGCACCGGCACGGGCGCTTTCAAATTCCTTACGTTCAATTTGCGCATGGCGCTGGATCTCGTAAGTAACCTTTTCCTCTTCGGCCAACTTACGGTCGGTAAGGGTTTTCATTAGCGCTGCAGGTGGCACTATGTCACCTATCAGGGTATCTACACCAATTACGTTATAGGTTTCCAGCACACGACCAATGTGTTCGCGGGCATCTGTTTGCCTTTGGATACGGTTGGCCAGGAAGCCGATCACATCACTTTTTTGGGCCGAGTTACGGAAATAGTTGGCAATGGTTGGTTCCAACACCTGCGATACCAGGTTTTTCATTTTACCAAACCTTGCAATCACTTTTGGTGCTTCGTTACGTGGCACGTGGATAATTTGTGACACATCAAGGTTGAAGGTAAAACCATCGCTTGACCTTACGGTAATGGTACAAAGGTTTTTATCCAACTCGTGCGATTCGGTACGGCTATCGGCCCAGTTCAATACGATATTGGTTGTTGGTACAATCTCAACCGCGTGGGTGTAAATATTAACCGGGTGCTTACCAGGGTCAAGCGGCTCATCCCAAACACCTTTTTCGTTGCGTTTAACAATATTACCGTGCTTAAAATTATCGCCGCTGGTATCCTTACCTTCCGGACCAAC includes:
- a CDS encoding SPFH domain-containing protein, with translation MDNLIVSLWWVIPVIVLVLMYKFVLRVFCGMVIVPDDRIGLVIKKFALTGNSRLPDGRIIATQGEAGMQAKALAPGLYWKMWPWQYTIVMQPFTIIEQGKLGLVKAKDGAPFDTGRVLGKPVECDKFQDAIAFLDNNGQKGPQAAFLTPGSYRINAFLFEIEMVPITQIHENKVGIITTLDGEPLNKGEIAGESVHGHKNYQDPIAFINAGGRKGLQEDVILAGTYYLNPWFVSVEQVDMIYIPIGYVGVVNSFVGPEGKDTSGDNFKHGNIVKRNEKGVWDEPLDPGKHPVNIYTHAVEIVPTTNIVLNWADSRTESHELDKNLCTITVRSSDGFTFNLDVSQIIHVPRNEAPKVIARFGKMKNLVSQVLEPTIANYFRNSAQKSDVIGFLANRIQRQTDAREHIGRVLETYNVIGVDTLIGDIVPPAALMKTLTDRKLAEEEKVTYEIQRHAQIERKEFESARAGADMQPEVVKSTRQVEINTQMAASRVAASKGEAEAKTINAKADAEVRITIAKADAEAKTVNAKADANATEVNGLAEGAKIKAIGLSEAEVTKQKTEAMGTEQYAIVRVAEALAAAGIRLVPEILVSGKDGGSGGMIDALIGTEMLKKLQIENQGKSDATTKGE